The following coding sequences are from one Rhineura floridana isolate rRhiFlo1 chromosome 2, rRhiFlo1.hap2, whole genome shotgun sequence window:
- the ARF6 gene encoding ADP-ribosylation factor 6, translated as MGKVLSKIFGNKEMRILMLGLDAAGKTTILYKLKLGQAVTTIPTVGFNVETVTYKNVKFNVWDVGGQDKIRPLWRHYYTGTQGLIFVVDCADRDRIDEARQELHRIINDREMRDAIILIFANKQDLPDAMKPHEIQEKLGLTRIRDRNWYVQPSCATSGDGLYEGLTWLTSNYKS; from the coding sequence ATGGGCAAGGTGCTGTCCAAGATCTTTGGCAACAAGGAGATGCGGATCTTGATGCTGGGCCTGGATGCAGCGGGCAAGACCACCATCCTGTACAAACTGAAGTTGGGTCAGGCGGTCACAACTATCCCTACTGTGGGCTTCAACGTGGAGACGGTGACTTACAAAAATGTCAAGTTTAACGTATGGGATGTTGGGGGCCAGGATAAGATCCGGCCACTGTGGCGGCACTACTACACAGGCACTCAGGGCCTGATATTTGTGGTAGACTGTGCCGACCGGGACCGCATTGATGAGGCTCGGCAGGAATTGCACCGCATAATCAATGACCGAGAGATGCGGGATGCGATCATCCTTATCTTTGCCAACAAGCAGGACCTTCCTGATGCCATGAAGCCACATGAGATCCAAGAGAAACTAGGCCTGACCCGAATCAGGGATAGGAATTGGTATGTTCAGCCATCCTGTGCCACCTCGGGAGATGGACTCTACGAAGGACTGACATGGTTAACATCTAACTATAAGTCCTaa